From the genome of Psychroserpens ponticola, one region includes:
- a CDS encoding rhodanese-like domain-containing protein, producing MKKISIVLSLIFALSLANCENGTQSEIKVISPEEMQTILELDDVQIVDVRTPEEYKDGFIDKSQNIDFHSPTFDEDITKLDKSKPVILYCKSGGRSAKCSKKLKEAGFIKIYDLNGGITEWKFNGHELKTLQ from the coding sequence ATGAAAAAAATCAGTATCGTTCTTAGCCTTATTTTTGCGCTATCACTTGCAAACTGTGAAAACGGGACACAATCAGAAATTAAGGTCATTTCTCCCGAAGAAATGCAAACCATTTTAGAATTAGATGATGTACAAATTGTTGACGTTCGCACTCCTGAAGAATATAAAGATGGGTTTATAGATAAATCACAAAATATCGACTTTCATTCACCTACTTTTGATGAAGATATTACAAAATTAGACAAGTCAAAACCTGTTATTTTGTACTGCAAATCAGGTGGTCGAAGTGCTAAATGTTCTAAAAAACTTAAAGAGGCAGGATTTATCAAAATATACGATTTAAATGGTGGAATTACCGAATGGAAATTTAATGGTCATGAATTAAAGACTTTGCAATAA
- a CDS encoding rhodanese-like domain-containing protein, protein MADLTQHEWISKLAADNNAVVLDVRTPEEVAEGIIPNAKHIDIFKGQGFVDEIQQLDKIKTYFVYCKAGGRSGQACAVMNQLGFKKTYNLLGGFNEWQGEVSSI, encoded by the coding sequence ATGGCAGATTTAACACAACACGAGTGGATTTCAAAATTAGCAGCAGATAATAATGCTGTCGTTTTAGACGTTAGAACACCTGAAGAGGTAGCAGAAGGAATTATTCCTAATGCAAAACACATTGATATTTTTAAAGGTCAAGGATTTGTTGATGAAATTCAACAACTTGATAAAATCAAAACGTATTTTGTGTATTGTAAAGCTGGAGGTAGAAGTGGTCAAGCTTGTGCTGTTATGAATCAACTCGGATTTAAAAAAACATACAACCTATTAGGAGGCTTCAATGAGTGGCAAGGTGAAGTCTCTTCAATATAA
- a CDS encoding thioredoxin family protein, producing the protein MKNTLKPFFALLTIVILSSFTYLGGGHGYHIGDTATDFSLENIDGKTVSLSDYKSSKGYIVVFTCNTCPFSVAYEDRIEALNKKYADQGYPVIAIMPNNPEVKPGDSMEAMQARAKAKGFTFPYLMDKGQKIYPQYGATKTPHVYILKKTKKGNVVKYIGAIDDNHQDANAVNNKYVEDAVDALLSGNEIKEKQTRAIGCSIKV; encoded by the coding sequence ATGAAAAACACACTTAAACCATTTTTTGCATTATTAACTATTGTAATTTTATCTTCATTTACATATTTAGGAGGAGGACATGGTTATCATATTGGTGATACTGCAACAGATTTTTCGCTTGAAAATATTGATGGAAAAACAGTATCATTATCTGACTATAAATCTTCAAAAGGATATATTGTTGTGTTTACATGTAATACTTGTCCTTTTTCTGTTGCTTATGAAGATCGTATAGAAGCATTAAATAAAAAATACGCAGATCAAGGTTATCCTGTGATAGCTATTATGCCAAATAATCCAGAAGTTAAACCTGGAGATAGTATGGAGGCCATGCAAGCTCGTGCAAAAGCAAAAGGCTTTACATTTCCATACTTAATGGATAAAGGTCAGAAAATTTATCCACAATATGGTGCAACAAAAACACCACATGTTTATATTCTTAAAAAGACTAAAAAAGGAAATGTTGTGAAATATATTGGAGCTATAGATGATAATCATCAAGATGCTAACGCTGTAAACAATAAGTATGTTGAAGATGCAGTTGATGCTTTACTTTCTGGAAATGAAATTAAAGAGAAGCAAACAAGAGCTATTGGTTGTAGTATCAAGGTGTAA
- a CDS encoding TlpA family protein disulfide reductase, with amino-acid sequence MKYTLVIVLLVFFSCKEVTEKKEVADVIESPEVELSLEVYDFEGIQKYLSTTDDKTYIINFWATWCAPCVKELPYFEKLNKEYVEDVEVILVSLDFPSKYETKLKPYIKSKNLQSKVIALNDVDSNSWIPKVDESWTGAIPATVIFNKNERKFYEKSFNYDELETEVKQFLK; translated from the coding sequence ATGAAGTACACTTTGGTAATAGTTTTGCTAGTGTTTTTTTCTTGTAAAGAGGTTACAGAAAAAAAGGAAGTTGCAGATGTAATTGAGTCACCAGAGGTGGAATTGTCTCTTGAGGTATATGATTTTGAAGGGATTCAAAAGTATTTGAGTACTACTGATGATAAAACGTACATCATTAATTTCTGGGCTACATGGTGTGCGCCTTGCGTTAAAGAATTGCCTTATTTTGAAAAATTGAATAAGGAGTATGTCGAAGATGTTGAAGTTATATTGGTAAGCCTCGATTTTCCTAGTAAATATGAGACAAAGCTAAAGCCTTACATAAAAAGCAAGAATTTACAATCTAAAGTTATTGCACTAAATGATGTAGATTCAAACTCATGGATTCCTAAAGTAGATGAAAGTTGGACTGGAGCTATTCCTGCTACAGTTATTTTTAATAAAAATGAACGTAAATTTTACGAGAAGTCATTTAATTATGATGAATTAGAAACCGAAGTCAAACAATTCCTTAAATAA